From the Pongo pygmaeus isolate AG05252 chromosome X, NHGRI_mPonPyg2-v2.0_pri, whole genome shotgun sequence genome, one window contains:
- the GPR173 gene encoding probable G-protein coupled receptor 173: MANTTGEPEEVSGALSPPSASAYVKLVLLGLIMCVSLAGNAILSLLVLKERALHKAPYYFLLDLCLADGIRSAVCFPFVLASVRHGSSWTFSALSCKIVAFMAVLFCFHAAFMLFCISVTRYMAIAHHRFYAKRMTLWTCAAVICMAWTLSVAMAFPPVFDVGTYKFIREEDQCIFEHRYFKANDTLGFMLMLAVLMAATHAVYGKLLLFEYRHRKMKPVQMVPAISQNWTFHGPGATGQAAANWIAGFGRGPMPPTLLGIRQNGHAASRRLLGMDEVKGEKQLGRMFYAITLLFLLLWSPYIVACYWRVFVKACAVPHRYLATAVWMSFAQAAVNPIVCFLLNKDLKKCLRTHAPCWGTGGAPAPREPYCVM, from the coding sequence ATGGCCAACACCACCGGAGAGCCTGAGGAGGTGAGCGGCGCTCTGTCCCCACCGTCCGCATCGGCTTATGTGAAGCTTGTACTGCTGGGACTGATTATGTGCGTGAGCCTGGCGGGTAACGCCATCTTGTCCCTGCTGGTGCTCAAGGAGCGTGCCCTGCACAAGGCTCCTTACTACTTCCTGCTGGACCTGTGCCTGGCCGATGGCATACGCTCTGCCGTCTGCTTCCCCTTTGTGCTGGCTTCTGTGCGCCACGGCTCTTCATGGACCTTCAGTGCACTCAGCTGCAAGATTGTGGCCTTTATGGCCGTGCTCTTTTGCTTCCATGCGGCCTTCATGCTGTTCTGCATCAGCGTCACCCGCTACATGGCCATCGCCCACCACCGCTTCTACGCCAAGCGCATGACACTCTGGACATGCGCGGCTGTCATCTGCATGGCCTGGACCCTGTCTGTGGCCATGGCCTTCCCACCTGTCTTTGACGTGGGCACCTACAAGTTTATTCGGGAGGAGGACCAGTGCATCTTTGAGCATCGCTACTTCAAGGCCAATGACACGCTGGGCTTCATGCTTATGTTGGCTGTGCTCATGGCAGCTACCCATGCTGTCTATGGCAAGCTGCTCCTCTTCGAGTATCGTCACCGCAAGATGAAGCCAGTGCAGATGGTGCCAGCCATCAGCCAGAACTGGACATTCCATGGTCCCGGGGCCACCGGCCAGGCTGCTGCCAACTGGATCGCTGGCTTTGGCCGTGGGCCCATGCCACCAACCCTGCTGGGTATCCGGCAGAATGGGCATGCAGCCAGCCGGCGGCTACTGGGCATGGACGAGGTCAAGGGTGAAAAGCAGCTGGGCCGCATGTTCTACGCGATCACACTGCTCTTTCTGCTCCTCTGGTCACCCTACATTGTGGCCTGCTACTGGCGAGTGTTTGTGAAAGCTTGTGCTGTGCCCCACCGCTACCTGGCCACTGCCGTTTGGATGAGCTTCGCCCAGGCTGCCGTCAACCCGATTGTCTGCTTCCTGCTCAACAAGGACCTCAAGAAGTGCCTGAGGACTCACGCCCCCTGCTGGGGCACAGGAGGTGCCCCGGCTCCCAGAGAACCCTACTGTGTCATGTGA